One stretch of Bombina bombina isolate aBomBom1 chromosome 7, aBomBom1.pri, whole genome shotgun sequence DNA includes these proteins:
- the LOC128666707 gene encoding gastrula zinc finger protein XlCGF57.1-like — protein sequence MDVTPSDGSAGEHGGEPDVCDLVKTEEDEVPINTATGCNPTHGENTDTCFNLLQNQRSQVGNLCSEDGKCFTKKLNILRHQKCYTGEKAFSCTECEKCFSWKSHLIRHQKIHTGEKAFSCSECGKCFNQKSYLITHQRYHIGEKAFSCSKCGKCFTEKSVLIRHQKIHTGEKVFPCSECGKCFAEKSNLITHQKIHTGEKVFSCPECGKCFAQKSHLIAHKKIHTGEKAFSCSVCGKCFTEKSTVIKHQKVHTGEKAFSCSECGKCFARKSNLITHQKIHIGEKAFSCSECGKCFILKLNLITHQKIHTGEKAFSCSECGKCFILKSHLIRHQKVHTGEKAFPCSECGKCFTRKSNLITHQKIHAGEKAFSCSDCGKCFAQKSNLIAHQKTHRGEKAFSCSECGKWFTEKSNLIRHHKIHTGEKAFSCSECGKCFTEKSTLIRHQKIHTGKKAFLCSECGKCFILKTHFTRHQKIHIKRSQGN from the coding sequence GTTGCAATCCTACTCATGGTGAAAATACAGATACTTGTTTCaatcttcttcaaaatcaaagaagccaagtgggaaatttatgttctgaagatgggaaatgttttaccaagaaattaaatattttaagaCATCAGAAATGttatacaggggagaaagcattttcatgtactgaatgtgagaaatgtttttcctggaaatcacatcttattaggcatcagaaaattcatacaggagaaaaagcattttcatgttctgaatgtgggaaatgttttaatcaaAAATCATATCTTATTACTCATCAGAGATATCATAtcggggagaaagcattttcatgttctaaatgtgggaaatgttttactgagaaatcagttcttattagacatcagaaaattcatacaggagagaaggtctttccatgttctgaatgtgggaaatgttttgctgagaaatcaaatcttataacacatcagaaaattcatacaggagagaaagtattttcatgccctgaatgtgggaaatgttttgctcagaaatcacatcttattgcgcataaaaaaattcatacaggagaaaaagcattttcatgttctgtatgtgggaaatGCTTTACTGAGAAATCAACTGTTATTAAGCATCAGAaagttcatacaggagagaaagcattttcatgttctgaatgtgggaaatgttttgctcggaaatcaaatcttattacgcatcagaaaattcatataggtgagaaagcattttcatgttctgaatgtgggaaatgttttattctgaaattaaatcttattactcatcagaaaatacatacaggggaaaaagcattttcatgttctgaatgtgggaaatgttttattctaaaatcacatcttattagacatcagaaagttcatacaggggagaaagcatttccatgttctgaatgtgggaaatgttttacgcggaaatcaaatcttattacacaTCAAAAAATTCatgcaggagagaaagcattttcgtgttctgactgtgggaaatgttttgctcagaaatcaaatcttattgcaCACCAAAAAACCCATagaggagagaaagcattttcatgctctgaatgtgggaaatggtttactgagaaatcaaatcttattaggcatcataaaattcatacaggggagaaagcattttcatgttctgaatgtgggaaatgttttactgagaaatcaactcttattaggcatcagaaaattcatacaggaaagaaagcatttttatgttctgaatgtgggaaatgttttattctAAAAACACATTTTACTAGGCACCAAAAAATCCATATTAAAAGAAGCCAGGGAAATTAG